A stretch of Gemmatimonadaceae bacterium DNA encodes these proteins:
- a CDS encoding SelT/SelW/SelH family (seleno)protein — MTITIEYCTLUNYEPRATRLAAELKAHYPDASIAMQPSRGGRFEVSLDGRPIFEKSKLGRHAKEGEVLGLIERARAERAG; from the coding sequence ATGACGATTACGATCGAATACTGTACGCTTTGAAACTACGAGCCGAGGGCCACCAGGTTGGCGGCCGAGCTCAAGGCACACTACCCGGATGCGTCGATCGCGATGCAGCCGTCGCGCGGAGGACGGTTCGAGGTGTCGCTCGACGGGAGGCCGATCTTCGAAAAATCGAAGCTCGGGCGTCACGCCAAGGAAGGCGAGGTGCTCGGTTTGATCGAGCGCGCGCGAGCGGAGCGTGCCGGCTGA
- a CDS encoding TetR/AcrR family transcriptional regulator has translation MKDRRTQIVEAATAVMGRQGFQQTSVEDVIHEAGLCGKGHFYHYFKSKEELGYAVLLHQFEVFAETGLAVLRDPMLPPLARLDEFIDWIVESQAERGCCEGVSPCGALATEMAEQHEGFRKHVDALFERWTGQLQALFWEARPQMIDDVDTEALARFIVATLEGALFMSRVKRDVAVLEDVATGLRRFVMSHVRADERHAGAVRDLVGGTDQSVGKESGR, from the coding sequence ATGAAGGATCGCCGAACACAGATCGTGGAAGCCGCGACAGCCGTGATGGGTCGCCAGGGATTCCAGCAGACGTCCGTCGAGGACGTCATTCACGAAGCTGGGCTCTGCGGGAAAGGTCATTTCTATCACTACTTCAAGTCGAAAGAAGAACTCGGCTACGCGGTGTTGCTGCACCAGTTTGAAGTGTTCGCCGAGACCGGTCTCGCGGTGCTGCGAGACCCCATGCTGCCGCCGCTCGCTCGGTTAGACGAATTCATCGACTGGATCGTGGAGAGCCAGGCCGAGCGCGGGTGCTGCGAGGGCGTGAGCCCGTGCGGTGCGCTCGCCACCGAAATGGCCGAGCAGCACGAGGGATTCCGCAAGCACGTGGACGCGCTGTTCGAGCGATGGACTGGGCAGCTGCAAGCGCTGTTCTGGGAAGCACGGCCGCAGATGATAGACGATGTCGATACGGAGGCACTAGCGCGATTTATCGTCGCCACACTCGAAGGAGCGCTGTTCATGTCGCGCGTGAAACGCGATGTCGCCGTTCTCGAGGATGTGGCAACCGGTCTGAGACGTTTCGTGATGTCCCATGTTCGAGCGGATGAGCGGCACGCCGGCGCCGTCCGAGATCTGGTGGGGGGCACGGACCAATCGGTGGGGAAGGAGAGTGGCCGATGA
- a CDS encoding GNAT family N-acetyltransferase: protein MATTTVTRTYLELTEPGQLRAADTDPRLQIVRVESCPPSFFRYLYAEVGRNHYWRDRLGWTDAQIVTYLAAPTISLWVAWLGGAPAGYFELRRAESGDTEIVYFGLIPERTGQGWGKQLLTGAVRQAWSDGARRVWLHTCTLDSPHALPNYRARGFVPFREERYAAEVDDPPPEPNARRAG, encoded by the coding sequence ATGGCTACTACTACCGTCACGCGCACGTACCTTGAGCTCACCGAGCCGGGGCAGTTGCGGGCCGCAGATACCGATCCACGGTTGCAGATCGTGCGCGTGGAATCGTGTCCGCCCTCCTTTTTCCGTTATCTCTACGCCGAAGTTGGGCGGAACCACTACTGGCGAGATCGGTTGGGCTGGACCGATGCGCAGATCGTCACGTATCTGGCGGCGCCGACCATCAGCTTGTGGGTGGCATGGCTGGGCGGCGCTCCGGCCGGATACTTCGAGCTGCGTCGCGCCGAGTCCGGCGACACCGAGATCGTCTACTTCGGGTTGATCCCGGAGCGGACGGGACAGGGCTGGGGGAAGCAGCTGCTCACCGGCGCGGTGCGACAGGCCTGGTCGGACGGCGCGCGCCGGGTGTGGCTGCACACCTGCACGCTGGACAGTCCGCACGCGCTGCCTAACTACCGGGCGCGTGGCTTCGTGCCGTTCCGCGAAGAGCGCTACGCGGCCGAGGTCGACGACCCGCCGCCAGAGCCTAACGCAAGGCGCGCCGGCTAA
- a CDS encoding sigma-70 family RNA polymerase sigma factor yields the protein MMTKERNQSHEDLAPLRARPAEAAAPAVEIENAPTDPRERRAMFEAEVLTQLDALFSFALKLSHARDEAEDLVSETVLRALERWEQYRLGTNARAWLFTILYHVFVSRRRRVTSRELPLPEEIDGWSGNEVVGEADPEGQFYNSFVDDEVTRAIDALPEEYRTAVVLSDVHGLRYAEIAEILGVPEGTVKSRLFRGRHILQKKLVDYATEMGYIKGRGPQTVSV from the coding sequence ATGATGACAAAAGAGAGAAACCAATCGCACGAGGACCTGGCTCCTCTGCGCGCTCGGCCTGCCGAGGCCGCGGCACCGGCGGTCGAAATAGAGAATGCCCCGACCGATCCGCGCGAGCGACGCGCAATGTTCGAGGCGGAAGTTCTCACGCAGCTGGATGCGCTCTTCAGTTTCGCGCTCAAGTTGTCGCATGCGCGCGACGAGGCTGAAGATCTGGTCTCGGAGACTGTGTTGCGCGCGCTCGAGCGTTGGGAGCAATACCGGCTCGGGACGAATGCCCGCGCGTGGCTGTTCACGATTCTCTATCACGTCTTCGTGAGTCGCCGCAGGCGCGTTACGTCGCGCGAGCTTCCGTTGCCCGAGGAAATCGACGGCTGGTCGGGCAACGAAGTCGTCGGCGAGGCGGACCCCGAGGGGCAATTCTACAATTCGTTCGTGGACGACGAAGTGACGCGCGCCATCGATGCGTTACCCGAGGAGTATCGAACGGCCGTCGTGCTCAGCGATGTGCACGGATTGCGCTACGCGGAAATCGCGGAAATACTCGGCGTCCCGGAGGGAACGGTGAAGTCGCGACTCTTCCGCGGGCGGCACATTCTGCAGAAGAAACTGGTCGACTACGCAACCGAGATGGGCTACATCAAAGGTCGCGGGCCGCAGACCGTGAGCGTGTAG
- a CDS encoding ATP-dependent 6-phosphofructokinase: MRIAISTGGGDAPGLNAVIRAAVLSAIGRGWEVLGVKRGYAGLLGEDEVVPLTRESVRGIAHLGGTILRTTNRGDPFHYPAIAADGTYCELDRSAELVERARNLGIDALITIGGDGSLRIAQRLFERGMKVVGVPKTIDNDVSGTITTFGFDTAVNTALEAIDKLHTTAESHDRVIVMEVMGRDAGFIALHSGLAGTADVILIPEIPYDIEKVCDKIRSRDRAGRYFSIVVVAEGARPLGGPVSVLGPSLPGEELRLGGMADKLAREIQARTGKECRSLVLGHLQRGGMPTGYDRLLATRFGGAAVRAIAAGCFGQMVALQSPHIVCIPIAEALAVPKRVDPMHDVVMTARATGVSFGD, from the coding sequence ATGCGCATCGCGATTTCGACCGGCGGCGGTGATGCGCCCGGCTTGAACGCCGTCATCCGCGCCGCGGTGCTATCCGCGATCGGACGCGGATGGGAAGTCCTGGGCGTCAAGCGGGGCTACGCCGGTCTGTTAGGCGAAGACGAAGTGGTGCCGCTGACGCGCGAATCGGTGCGCGGCATTGCCCACCTGGGCGGCACCATTCTGCGCACGACCAATCGCGGCGACCCGTTCCACTATCCGGCCATCGCCGCCGACGGCACCTACTGCGAGCTCGACCGCTCGGCGGAGCTCGTCGAACGAGCGCGCAACCTCGGCATCGACGCGTTGATCACGATCGGCGGCGACGGCTCGCTCCGCATCGCCCAACGATTGTTCGAGCGGGGAATGAAAGTGGTCGGCGTCCCGAAGACGATCGACAACGACGTGAGCGGGACGATCACGACCTTCGGATTCGACACCGCCGTGAACACGGCGCTCGAGGCGATCGACAAGCTGCACACGACTGCCGAGAGTCACGATCGCGTGATCGTGATGGAAGTGATGGGGCGCGACGCCGGGTTCATCGCCCTGCACAGCGGGCTGGCGGGCACGGCCGATGTGATTCTCATTCCGGAAATTCCCTACGACATCGAAAAAGTTTGCGACAAAATCCGATCGCGCGATCGTGCCGGTCGCTACTTTTCGATCGTCGTCGTTGCCGAGGGTGCGCGGCCGCTCGGCGGCCCCGTCTCGGTGCTGGGCCCGTCGTTGCCGGGCGAGGAGCTTCGGTTAGGCGGGATGGCCGACAAGCTGGCGCGTGAGATCCAGGCGCGAACGGGCAAGGAATGTCGGTCGCTGGTGCTTGGCCATCTGCAGCGCGGCGGCATGCCTACCGGGTACGACAGGTTGCTCGCGACGCGCTTCGGTGGGGCAGCGGTCCGCGCCATTGCGGCCGGATGCTTCGGGCAGATGGTGGCGTTGCAGTCGCCGCACATAGTCTGTATTCCCATCGCCGAGGCGTTAGCCGTGCCCAAACGAGTCGACCCGATGCACGACGTGGTCATGACGGCGCGGGCGACGGGCGTCTCGTTCGGCGACTGA
- a CDS encoding DEAD/DEAH box helicase, which yields MASDSPQFRRPQDHGLPPDHDAFVAAEPATGRVIVIAPTRAACETIEIAIGLHLETLLEREHGAEIRDLAGAGKGFGIIAGTGTGKTLAIRTMAETILGTALRVGVVNREREATPETPTWNVVIVTTGIARRWFQDGDILERDTLIVDEIHQTSAELELCLALGKRVGCRSIWLSATVDPAFYANYLDSAAVLEVQAFDPEKAAKVVVMNRHPLEFLDERFLTRVQRERRGVGVFLPTRAAVEDVADMVHRRSSRIESAFYHGGEPIRVIRPFLDGEVRKPYVLAMTAAGQSALNVRGLDTVVIDDTRFANLIEHGRNVLTRVHLGANEILQMAGRVHGRVAGGRVFILSDRDIEFRSLRPTAPEFQLAGDSERVALTCADLGVRADELELPVPLDRAAYRAAVARLERRGIIENGRLTSYGKSVEALPVERPWAELLVHADDDLISYIAVAASIESLHRMTRDERDLEGVIVPGSDHLTAYNLYAEAYRRHGSVGEVYGLPRHLFSEGIDDWAERRGALVKAIEDAALGMASIYRAIGVPLPSRMMPATDAVYGRFADLVARIMPFDLVIGEQTAEGEEARVSKGSVCGSWGAVAGSLRYFADRSGTARAAIEGTQISLDLIRRYASLGESEVVYDPERKRAALAVSRRTQYHGFELGREREPLDTFPDALAAQARHVLAGALARGEARHHAVRQNRSAIDELREVHRRSGGITPRLGLQELTAFYESRLAGVHSMEEFRAADLRLDPEAFVSAEERARWMALPSSTTIRGHEVPVEYEVEEDGTGVVRLRLPEKMARTLAASELPDFDRPVRFVVTRGQRGAVRAASLDELQHLLELPWSPGERAGDGRERYRGVPRNRHHDRRGRRRR from the coding sequence GTGGCAAGTGATTCACCGCAATTCCGCCGGCCGCAGGACCATGGCCTACCGCCCGATCACGATGCGTTCGTCGCGGCCGAGCCGGCGACGGGCCGCGTGATCGTGATCGCTCCCACACGTGCCGCGTGCGAGACGATCGAGATCGCGATCGGACTGCATCTCGAGACGCTGCTCGAGCGCGAGCACGGCGCCGAAATCCGGGACCTGGCGGGCGCGGGCAAGGGATTCGGCATCATCGCCGGGACGGGCACCGGAAAGACGCTCGCGATCCGCACGATGGCCGAGACTATTTTGGGCACGGCCTTGCGCGTCGGCGTGGTGAATCGAGAGCGAGAGGCCACGCCCGAAACGCCCACCTGGAACGTCGTCATCGTTACTACCGGCATCGCTCGGCGCTGGTTTCAGGACGGCGACATTCTGGAGCGCGATACGCTCATCGTCGATGAAATCCACCAGACATCGGCGGAGCTCGAGCTCTGCCTTGCGTTAGGCAAGCGGGTGGGGTGCCGCAGCATCTGGCTGTCAGCGACGGTGGATCCGGCGTTTTACGCGAACTATCTCGACTCGGCAGCCGTCCTCGAGGTGCAGGCGTTCGATCCCGAGAAGGCGGCGAAGGTCGTCGTGATGAACCGGCATCCACTCGAGTTTCTCGACGAGCGGTTCTTGACCCGCGTGCAGCGCGAGCGGCGCGGTGTGGGCGTGTTTCTGCCGACGCGGGCTGCCGTCGAGGATGTCGCGGACATGGTGCACCGGAGGTCGTCGCGCATCGAGAGCGCATTCTATCACGGCGGAGAGCCGATCCGAGTCATTCGGCCGTTTCTGGATGGCGAGGTGCGGAAGCCGTACGTGCTCGCCATGACTGCCGCCGGACAGAGCGCGCTCAACGTGCGCGGGCTGGACACCGTCGTGATCGACGACACGCGATTCGCGAATCTCATCGAACACGGGCGCAACGTGCTCACGCGCGTACATCTGGGTGCGAACGAGATTCTGCAGATGGCGGGGCGCGTGCACGGACGCGTCGCAGGCGGGCGCGTGTTCATTCTCAGCGACCGCGACATCGAGTTTCGGTCGCTGCGGCCGACGGCGCCGGAGTTTCAGCTCGCCGGCGATTCGGAGCGTGTGGCGCTGACGTGCGCCGATCTGGGCGTGCGCGCGGACGAGCTCGAGCTGCCGGTTCCGTTAGACCGAGCGGCGTATCGCGCCGCGGTCGCCCGGCTGGAGCGGCGCGGCATCATCGAGAACGGACGCCTCACGTCATACGGCAAATCGGTCGAGGCGCTGCCGGTGGAGCGGCCCTGGGCGGAGCTGCTCGTCCACGCGGACGACGATTTGATTTCCTACATCGCCGTGGCCGCGTCGATCGAGTCGCTGCATCGTATGACGCGCGACGAGCGCGATCTCGAGGGCGTGATCGTGCCGGGCAGCGATCACCTCACCGCGTACAACCTGTATGCCGAGGCGTACCGGCGTCATGGTTCCGTGGGCGAAGTGTACGGGCTCCCCCGGCATCTGTTCAGCGAGGGGATCGACGACTGGGCCGAGCGGCGCGGGGCGCTGGTCAAGGCCATCGAGGATGCAGCGTTAGGCATGGCGAGCATCTACCGCGCGATCGGAGTGCCGCTGCCGTCGCGCATGATGCCGGCCACCGATGCGGTGTACGGGCGCTTCGCCGATCTGGTCGCGCGCATCATGCCGTTCGATCTCGTGATCGGCGAGCAGACCGCCGAGGGCGAAGAGGCGCGTGTCTCGAAGGGCAGCGTGTGCGGCAGCTGGGGCGCGGTGGCGGGCTCGCTTCGCTACTTCGCGGATCGCTCGGGCACCGCGCGCGCGGCTATTGAGGGCACGCAGATCTCGCTCGACCTCATTCGCCGGTACGCGTCGTTAGGCGAATCCGAAGTGGTGTACGACCCCGAGCGCAAGCGCGCCGCGCTCGCCGTCTCGCGGCGTACACAGTACCACGGTTTCGAGTTGGGGCGCGAGCGCGAGCCGCTGGACACGTTTCCCGATGCGCTGGCCGCGCAGGCCAGGCACGTCCTGGCCGGCGCTCTGGCTCGCGGCGAGGCGCGCCACCACGCCGTGCGGCAGAACCGGAGCGCCATCGACGAGCTGCGGGAGGTCCATCGGCGCTCGGGCGGCATCACTCCCCGGTTAGGCCTGCAGGAGCTCACCGCGTTCTACGAGTCCAGGCTCGCCGGCGTGCATTCGATGGAGGAGTTTCGCGCCGCGGATCTGCGCCTCGATCCCGAGGCCTTCGTGTCGGCCGAGGAGCGCGCCCGCTGGATGGCCCTCCCGTCGTCGACCACGATTCGCGGACACGAGGTGCCCGTCGAGTACGAGGTCGAGGAGGACGGGACCGGCGTCGTTCGGCTTCGGCTTCCCGAGAAAATGGCGCGCACGCTGGCGGCGTCGGAGCTGCCCGACTTCGATCGGCCCGTGCGCTTCGTGGTTACCCGCGGACAACGCGGAGCGGTTCGCGCCGCGAGCCTCGATGAGCTGCAGCACCTGCTCGAGCTGCCGTGGTCGCCCGGAGAGCGCGCCGGCGATGGGCGGGAGCGATACCGCGGTGTGCCGCGAAACCGGCATCACGATCGCCGCGGCCGGCGCCGCCGTTAG
- a CDS encoding PAS domain S-box protein codes for MTRPRAGLVGTLAACVVILGVAGGLAARHTREVATQERWIAHSYQVKSMINALIVQMGVLEMDHARRAFSARDTMPERRAPQVIKIGNILRSLREITADNPSQQVRIIRLGRLIRARHAQLDTVVRAAVARGTPNRALTAADTPLLDSINDITTAMRAEEDSLLVVRVASSRRSVNVALLVLVALTLTGCVAVGTAGTSLLRENRQHRAALAALAESEDRYRSLVADVQDVIFQTDADGRWVLLNPSWTRITGLTVSECLGRHAIEHVHPADAGTLLRSLGDLLSRAEQTIAQPFRLLARDGSVRWVQMHARAHQDANGRLLSMGGTLSDITARMQVEERQRRDDERMRQVIEDMPVAVAMFDREMRYLFASRQWRIKHSLHKIEIEGRCHYDLVQDVSAEAKAVHRRALGGTIVRREEERVVRSDGAEDWFRWEVRPWLEQDGAVGGIIVTTERITERKRAEQERMARLEEQSTRTLLEANEQRYRTVAEALPQIVFTARPDGCTDYFNQNWYAYTGLTQQQSLGWAWHAAVHPDDVDRVTERWTKSCNDGTGYEVEYRFRRASDDVYRWHLGRAVPVRDDAGRIVKWIGTCTDIDDRKRAENALRQVREQLEVLVAVRTNELSRAVTDLQSEIAERSRIEDALRVAKDSAEAANRAKSDFLARMSHELRTPLNSVIGFSNVLIKSKRSNLNAQDREYVERISSNGTHLLGLINDLLDLSKIEAGRGTLTLSTVDPGALVASTLAQFDAQTQGRDVELIAHVPSGVLPLETDAQRLRQVLINLVGNALKFTAQGSVSVHVRADPVSSRVTRIDVIDTGIGIPADRQEKIFEAFEQADVGTARRYGGTGLGLAISRALCQLMGYSLDLRSEPGSGSTFSIVMVKPLSAKTPAASLPALSSSANTALV; via the coding sequence GTGACGCGTCCCCGCGCCGGGCTCGTCGGCACGCTCGCCGCGTGCGTCGTCATCCTCGGGGTCGCCGGCGGCCTGGCCGCCCGCCACACGCGCGAGGTGGCGACGCAGGAACGCTGGATCGCGCACTCGTACCAGGTCAAATCCATGATCAACGCGCTCATCGTGCAGATGGGCGTCCTCGAAATGGATCACGCACGCCGGGCGTTCTCGGCGCGCGATACGATGCCCGAGCGCCGCGCGCCGCAGGTGATCAAGATCGGCAACATTCTCCGCAGCCTCCGCGAGATCACCGCCGACAACCCGTCACAGCAGGTGCGCATCATCCGCCTGGGCCGCCTGATCCGCGCACGCCACGCCCAACTGGATACCGTGGTGCGTGCTGCCGTCGCGCGCGGCACGCCGAACCGCGCGCTCACCGCCGCCGATACACCGTTGCTCGACTCGATCAACGACATCACGACGGCGATGCGCGCCGAAGAAGATTCGTTGCTCGTGGTGCGCGTCGCGAGCAGCCGGCGCTCCGTGAACGTCGCGCTGCTGGTGCTCGTGGCGCTCACGCTCACGGGGTGTGTCGCGGTCGGCACCGCCGGCACGAGCCTCCTGCGCGAGAACCGCCAGCACCGCGCGGCGCTCGCCGCGCTGGCCGAGAGCGAGGACCGATATCGATCGCTCGTCGCCGACGTGCAGGACGTGATCTTCCAGACCGATGCCGACGGCCGCTGGGTGCTCCTCAACCCATCCTGGACGCGCATCACCGGCCTAACGGTGAGCGAATGCCTCGGCCGCCACGCCATCGAGCACGTCCATCCGGCCGACGCCGGGACGTTGCTGCGCAGCCTCGGAGATCTGCTCAGCCGCGCCGAACAGACCATCGCGCAGCCGTTCCGTCTGCTCGCGCGCGACGGGAGTGTGCGCTGGGTGCAGATGCACGCACGCGCCCATCAGGATGCGAATGGACGTCTGCTCAGCATGGGCGGCACCCTCAGCGACATCACCGCGCGCATGCAGGTCGAGGAGCGCCAGCGCCGCGACGATGAACGCATGCGGCAGGTGATCGAAGACATGCCGGTGGCCGTCGCGATGTTCGACCGCGAGATGCGCTATCTCTTCGCCAGCCGCCAGTGGCGTATCAAGCACAGCTTGCACAAGATCGAGATCGAGGGCCGCTGTCACTACGATCTCGTCCAGGATGTGAGCGCCGAGGCGAAAGCCGTGCATCGCCGCGCCCTGGGCGGCACCATCGTCCGCCGCGAAGAAGAGCGCGTCGTTCGCAGCGACGGCGCCGAAGACTGGTTCCGCTGGGAAGTGCGCCCGTGGCTGGAGCAGGACGGCGCGGTAGGCGGCATCATCGTCACCACCGAGCGTATCACCGAGCGCAAGCGCGCGGAGCAGGAGCGTATGGCCCGGCTCGAGGAGCAGTCGACACGGACGCTGCTCGAGGCCAACGAACAGCGCTACCGCACCGTGGCCGAAGCGCTGCCGCAGATCGTGTTCACCGCGCGCCCCGATGGATGCACCGACTACTTCAACCAGAACTGGTATGCGTACACCGGCCTAACGCAGCAACAGAGCCTCGGCTGGGCGTGGCACGCCGCCGTCCATCCCGACGACGTCGATCGCGTGACGGAACGATGGACGAAGAGCTGCAACGACGGCACCGGCTACGAAGTGGAATACCGCTTCCGCCGCGCCAGCGACGACGTCTATCGTTGGCACTTGGGCCGCGCCGTGCCCGTGCGTGACGACGCCGGCCGCATCGTCAAGTGGATCGGAACCTGTACCGACATCGACGACCGCAAACGCGCCGAAAACGCGCTGCGGCAAGTGCGCGAGCAGCTCGAAGTGCTGGTCGCGGTCCGCACGAACGAGCTCTCACGCGCCGTCACCGATCTCCAATCCGAAATCGCCGAGCGCTCGCGCATCGAGGATGCGCTGCGCGTCGCCAAGGACTCGGCCGAAGCAGCCAACCGCGCCAAGAGCGACTTCCTCGCCCGCATGAGTCACGAGCTGCGCACGCCGCTCAACTCCGTGATCGGCTTTTCGAATGTGCTCATCAAGTCGAAACGCTCGAACCTCAATGCGCAGGACCGCGAGTACGTCGAGCGCATTTCGTCTAACGGAACGCACCTGCTCGGCCTCATCAACGACCTGCTCGACCTCTCCAAGATCGAGGCCGGCCGCGGGACCCTCACCCTGTCGACGGTGGACCCGGGAGCGCTCGTCGCGAGCACGCTGGCGCAATTCGACGCCCAGACGCAGGGACGCGACGTCGAGCTCATCGCACACGTGCCGTCGGGCGTACTGCCGCTCGAGACGGATGCCCAACGGCTTCGGCAGGTGCTCATCAACCTCGTCGGGAACGCGCTCAAGTTCACCGCGCAGGGCAGCGTGAGCGTGCACGTCCGCGCGGATCCCGTCAGCTCGCGCGTGACGCGCATCGATGTGATCGACACGGGCATCGGCATTCCGGCCGACCGACAGGAAAAAATCTTCGAGGCGTTCGAGCAAGCCGACGTCGGCACCGCCCGCCGATACGGCGGAACGGGACTCGGCCTCGCGATCTCGCGCGCACTCTGTCAATTGATGGGCTACTCGCTCGATCTGCGCAGCGAGCCCGGCTCCGGGTCCACGTTCAGCATTGTGATGGTGAAACCGTTGAGCGCGAAAACTCCAGCAGCGTCGTTACCCGCGCTTAGCTCGTCGGCCAATACGGCACTCGTCTAG
- a CDS encoding GspH/FimT family pseudopilin: MRSGHSLWELVAALTIMATLAAMGAPAAIRARDRAAARAAATTMRATLASARDAALSSAAAALVVIDASVATVSIIVNRDTVLRHSLTGDLRARLSASRDSIRFGPTGRAFGASNTTLVIRSGFAAETITVSRVGRVR; the protein is encoded by the coding sequence ATGCGCTCAGGTCATAGTCTGTGGGAGCTGGTCGCCGCGCTTACCATCATGGCAACGTTGGCGGCCATGGGAGCGCCGGCTGCCATCCGGGCCCGCGACCGCGCGGCGGCGCGCGCCGCCGCTACCACCATGCGCGCCACACTGGCATCCGCTCGCGATGCAGCACTCTCGAGCGCAGCGGCTGCGCTCGTCGTCATCGACGCGTCGGTCGCCACGGTCTCGATAATCGTCAATCGAGACACCGTCCTCCGACATTCGCTCACCGGCGATCTGCGCGCTCGACTTTCCGCGAGTCGAGACAGCATTCGATTTGGGCCAACGGGTCGAGCCTTCGGCGCGTCGAATACCACGCTCGTCATTCGATCCGGGTTCGCGGCTGAAACGATTACGGTTTCGCGCGTTGGGAGAGTGCGATGA
- a CDS encoding ABATE domain-containing protein, with translation MPKPAPHIAHHFVFLGERLWLDFVNTDDLHRGVRTDALRDFDALLGWLEAASVLDAERASGIRRRAQQQPAGATAALADARRVRSVLRSLAERGLHGNDVRQTAVREINRVLGRSAGVRRLESRGDGEFVRSFVPVGDAFAGLMIPIVESAADALVLGELVRVRRCADQRCPRVFFDGTKNGRRRWCDMSSCGNRAKAARHRRKLTEDRLVVSR, from the coding sequence ATGCCCAAACCTGCCCCGCACATTGCTCACCATTTCGTCTTTCTCGGTGAGCGGCTGTGGCTGGACTTCGTCAACACGGATGATCTTCACCGAGGCGTTCGCACCGATGCGCTGCGCGATTTCGACGCGCTCTTAGGCTGGCTCGAAGCCGCGTCCGTGCTCGACGCCGAACGTGCGTCCGGCATCCGCCGGCGCGCTCAGCAGCAGCCGGCCGGCGCGACCGCGGCGCTCGCTGATGCACGGCGCGTGCGATCCGTGTTGCGCTCACTGGCCGAACGCGGCCTTCACGGCAACGACGTTCGACAAACCGCGGTGCGCGAGATCAATCGTGTGTTGGGCCGCAGCGCGGGCGTGCGACGCCTCGAAAGCCGTGGCGACGGCGAATTCGTCCGCAGCTTCGTGCCGGTGGGTGATGCGTTCGCAGGTTTGATGATTCCAATCGTGGAATCGGCGGCCGATGCACTCGTGTTGGGCGAGCTGGTACGCGTGCGACGCTGCGCCGACCAACGCTGCCCGCGCGTGTTCTTCGACGGAACCAAGAACGGACGACGCCGATGGTGTGACATGTCGTCGTGCGGAAATCGCGCCAAAGCCGCGCGGCACCGCCGCAAACTCACCGAAGATCGGTTGGTCGTCAGCCGTTAG